In the genome of Streptomyces pactum, one region contains:
- the thrS gene encoding threonine--tRNA ligase: protein MNASRRHHAPDDHAPATPAPGRAPEGRAADGQAANRRAAGCHAADRRAPDHRRLGRELGLFDTDPLIGAGLPYWLPDGAEVRHTLEEYIRSEERRAGYRHVHSPVLGKRELYEISGHWSHYGEDMFPPMDLGGEQLVLRPSLCPHHAVIYRSRARSYRELPLRMAELGGMYRSELSGVLGGLTRVRAIQLNDAHIFCTPDQVAEEARAALEMIGRAYRALGIRPARYRLSLPGAGGKYAAGPGLWQRAAALLAEALDRCGLRYEAAEGEAAFYGPKIDVQVADGAGRESTLSTVQIDFHQPERFDLGYTGPDGARHRPVMIHRSVIGSMERAVAHLIEAHGGAFPAWLAPTQLTVLPIGDAQWARAEAIAREAAERGLRAEVAGAERGSLGARVRAARLVPYLAVVGAREAADGSVALRLRDGRRPAALPSGEALDRIAAVVRDRGADLWPAG from the coding sequence GTGAACGCCTCCCGCCGCCACCACGCCCCCGACGACCACGCCCCGGCAACCCCCGCCCCCGGCCGTGCCCCGGAAGGCCGGGCCGCCGACGGCCAGGCCGCGAACCGCCGGGCCGCCGGCTGCCACGCCGCCGACCGCCGTGCCCCCGACCACCGCAGGCTCGGCCGGGAACTCGGCCTGTTCGACACCGACCCGCTCATCGGCGCCGGCCTGCCGTACTGGCTGCCCGACGGCGCCGAGGTGCGGCACACCCTGGAGGAGTACATCCGCTCCGAGGAGCGGCGGGCCGGCTACCGGCACGTCCACTCGCCGGTGCTGGGCAAACGGGAGCTGTACGAGATCTCCGGCCACTGGTCGCACTACGGCGAGGACATGTTCCCGCCGATGGACCTGGGCGGTGAGCAACTGGTGCTGCGGCCGAGCCTGTGCCCGCACCACGCGGTGATCTACCGCTCCCGCGCCCGTAGCTACCGCGAACTCCCGCTGCGCATGGCCGAGTTGGGAGGCATGTACCGATCGGAGCTGTCCGGCGTCCTGGGCGGGCTGACCCGGGTGCGGGCGATCCAGCTCAACGACGCGCACATCTTCTGCACCCCCGATCAGGTCGCCGAGGAGGCGCGGGCCGCCCTGGAGATGATCGGCCGGGCGTACCGGGCGCTCGGCATCCGCCCCGCCCGCTACCGGCTCTCCCTGCCCGGCGCCGGCGGCAAGTACGCGGCCGGACCAGGGCTGTGGCAACGCGCCGCCGCCCTGCTCGCCGAGGCGCTCGACCGCTGCGGCCTGCGCTACGAGGCGGCCGAGGGCGAGGCGGCGTTCTACGGCCCCAAGATCGACGTCCAGGTCGCCGACGGCGCGGGCCGGGAGTCCACCCTCTCCACCGTCCAGATCGACTTCCACCAGCCCGAGCGCTTCGACCTGGGCTACACCGGCCCGGACGGCGCCCGGCACCGCCCCGTCATGATCCACCGCAGCGTCATCGGCAGCATGGAACGGGCCGTCGCCCACCTCATCGAGGCGCACGGCGGGGCGTTCCCGGCCTGGCTGGCCCCCACCCAGCTGACCGTCCTGCCGATCGGGGACGCCCAGTGGGCCCGGGCCGAGGCGATCGCCCGGGAGGCCGCCGAGCGGGGGCTGCGCGCGGAGGTCGCGGGCGCCGAACGCGGCAGTCTCGGCGCCCGGGTGCGGGCGGCGCGGCTGGTGCCGTACCTGGCGGTCGTCGGGGCGCGGGAGGCCGCCGACGGCTCCGTCGCCCTCCGGCTGCGCGACGGGCGCCGCCCGGCGGCCCTGCCCTCCGGCGAGGCCCTGGACCGGATCGCCGCGGTGGTCCGGGACCGCGGCGCCGACCTGTGGCCGGCCGGCTGA
- a CDS encoding ATP-binding cassette domain-containing protein: protein MTSERPAAGPAGATAPLVELDGVAKHYGNVKALDGVSMTVRAGEITCVLGDNGAGKSTLIKIIAGLHRHDAGTLRIAGEETVLGSPRQALDRGIATVYQDLAVVPLMPVWRNFFLGSEPTRGRGPFRRLDVAAMRETTHAALLRMGIDLRDVDQPIGTLSGGERQCVAIARAVHFGAKVLVLDEPTAALGVKQSGVVLKYVAAARDAGLGVVLITHNPHHAYLVGDHFVLLKRGVMAGSHAKEQISLEELTRQMAGGSELEQLSHELARAQGPGLPDGRGDGHREGPAAG from the coding sequence GTGACGAGCGAGCGACCGGCCGCCGGCCCGGCCGGGGCCACCGCCCCGCTGGTCGAGCTGGACGGGGTGGCCAAGCACTACGGCAACGTCAAGGCCCTCGACGGTGTCTCCATGACGGTGCGCGCCGGGGAGATCACCTGCGTGCTGGGGGACAACGGCGCCGGCAAGTCCACCCTCATCAAGATCATCGCGGGACTGCACCGGCACGACGCGGGCACCCTGCGGATCGCCGGCGAGGAGACCGTGCTCGGCTCGCCCCGGCAGGCGCTCGACCGCGGCATCGCCACCGTGTACCAGGACCTCGCCGTCGTCCCGCTGATGCCGGTGTGGCGCAACTTCTTCCTCGGCTCCGAGCCCACCCGGGGCCGCGGCCCCTTCCGCCGCCTGGACGTGGCCGCGATGCGCGAGACCACCCACGCCGCGCTGCTGCGGATGGGGATCGACCTGCGCGACGTGGACCAGCCCATCGGCACCCTCTCGGGGGGTGAGCGCCAGTGCGTGGCCATCGCCCGCGCGGTGCACTTCGGGGCGAAAGTGCTGGTGCTGGACGAGCCGACCGCCGCGCTGGGCGTCAAGCAGTCCGGGGTGGTGCTCAAGTACGTGGCCGCCGCCCGCGACGCCGGGCTCGGGGTGGTCCTGATCACCCACAACCCGCACCACGCCTACCTCGTCGGCGATCACTTCGTCCTGCTCAAGCGGGGCGTCATGGCCGGCAGCCACGCCAAGGAACAGATCTCCCTGGAGGAGCTGACCCGGCAGATGGCCGGCGGCAGCGAGCTGGAACAGCTCAGCCACGAGCTGGCCCGGGCGCAGGGCCCCGGCCTCCCCGACGGCCGCGGCGACGGCCACCGGGAGGGCCCCGCGGCGGGCTGA
- a CDS encoding GntR family transcriptional regulator encodes MAPQEAHPPRAAEPLHLGVDRASPVPLYFQLAQQLEAAIEGGRLPPGTLLGNEIQLAARVGLSRPTVRQAIQTLVDKGLLVRRRGVGTQVMHGKVRRPVELSSLYDDLEAAGRHPATEVLRHTTAPAPAEAAAALEIPAGTEVVLIERVRLAHGEPVAHLRNHLPVGLLELDRAELAGTGLYRLLRAAGITLHSARQTVGARAATAEEGERLDEPAGAPLLTMERTAFDETGRPVEFGSHVYRASRYSFEFQLAGPP; translated from the coding sequence GTGGCACCGCAGGAAGCTCATCCGCCCCGCGCCGCCGAACCGCTCCACCTCGGCGTGGACCGCGCCAGCCCCGTACCGCTGTACTTCCAGCTCGCCCAGCAGCTGGAGGCGGCGATCGAGGGCGGCCGGCTGCCCCCCGGCACGCTCCTCGGCAACGAGATCCAGCTGGCCGCGCGGGTGGGGCTCTCCCGCCCCACCGTCCGGCAGGCCATCCAGACCCTGGTGGACAAGGGACTGCTGGTCCGCCGGCGCGGAGTGGGCACCCAGGTGATGCACGGCAAGGTGCGGCGCCCGGTGGAGCTGAGCAGCCTCTACGACGACCTGGAGGCGGCCGGCCGGCACCCGGCCACCGAGGTGCTGCGCCACACCACCGCACCCGCGCCGGCCGAGGCCGCCGCCGCGCTGGAGATCCCCGCGGGCACCGAGGTGGTGCTGATCGAGCGGGTGCGGCTGGCGCACGGCGAACCGGTGGCCCACCTGCGCAACCACCTCCCGGTCGGCCTGCTGGAGCTGGACCGCGCGGAACTGGCCGGGACCGGGCTGTACCGGCTGCTGCGCGCCGCCGGGATCACCCTGCACAGCGCCCGGCAGACGGTCGGCGCGCGGGCCGCCACCGCCGAGGAGGGCGAGCGGCTCGACGAGCCCGCCGGGGCTCCGCTGCTCACCATGGAACGCACCGCCTTCGACGAGACCGGCCGCCCGGTGGAGTTCGGCAGCCACGTCTACCGGGCGTCCCGCTACTCCTTCGAGTTCCAGCTTGCTGGCCCGCCCTGA
- a CDS encoding ABC transporter permease, with translation MSAAAPTRAPEPAADDRGPAHRSPARRLLARPELGAVVGAAAVFLFFSVVADTFLQWSSFGTVLYASSTIGIMAVPVALLMIGGEFDLSAGVLVTSSALISSMFSYQMTANVWVGIGVSLLATLAIGFFNGFMLTRTKLPSFIITLGTFLMLTGANLGFTRFISGGVSTKTIGDMEGFPAAQDVFASSLTIGDIELKVTILWWFGLVALATWILLRTRTGNWIFAVGGNADAARAVGVPVNRIRIGLYMGVAFGAWIAGQHLLMSYDVVQSGEGVGNEFLYIIAAVIGGCLMTGGYGSAIGAAVGAFIFGMTNKGIVYAQWGAEWFKLFLGAMLLLAVLLNAWVRKRVEARK, from the coding sequence GTGAGCGCCGCCGCCCCGACCCGCGCGCCGGAGCCGGCCGCCGACGACCGGGGGCCGGCACACCGCTCGCCGGCCCGCAGGCTGCTCGCCCGCCCCGAGCTGGGCGCGGTCGTCGGCGCCGCCGCCGTCTTCCTGTTCTTCTCGGTGGTCGCCGACACCTTCCTGCAGTGGTCCAGCTTCGGCACCGTGCTGTACGCCTCCTCCACCATCGGGATCATGGCGGTGCCGGTGGCGCTGCTGATGATCGGCGGGGAGTTCGACCTGTCGGCGGGCGTGCTGGTGACCTCCTCCGCGCTGATCTCGTCGATGTTCTCGTACCAGATGACGGCGAACGTCTGGGTCGGCATCGGGGTCTCGCTGCTCGCCACCCTGGCGATCGGCTTCTTCAACGGGTTCATGCTGACCCGCACCAAACTGCCCAGCTTCATCATCACCCTGGGCACCTTCCTGATGCTCACCGGCGCCAACCTGGGCTTCACCCGGTTCATCAGCGGCGGGGTCTCCACCAAGACCATCGGAGACATGGAGGGCTTCCCGGCCGCGCAGGACGTCTTCGCCTCCTCGCTGACCATCGGCGACATCGAGCTGAAGGTCACCATCCTGTGGTGGTTCGGCCTGGTCGCCCTCGCCACCTGGATCCTGCTGCGCACCCGCACCGGCAACTGGATCTTCGCGGTGGGCGGCAACGCGGACGCGGCCCGCGCGGTGGGCGTCCCGGTCAACCGCATCCGGATCGGCCTGTACATGGGGGTCGCCTTCGGCGCCTGGATCGCCGGCCAGCACCTGCTGATGTCCTACGACGTGGTGCAGTCCGGCGAGGGCGTGGGCAACGAGTTCCTGTACATCATCGCGGCGGTCATCGGCGGCTGCCTGATGACCGGCGGCTACGGTTCGGCCATCGGCGCGGCCGTGGGCGCCTTCATCTTCGGCATGACGAACAAGGGCATCGTCTACGCGCAGTGGGGAGCGGAGTGGTTCAAGCTTTTCCTGGGGGCGATGCTGCTGCTCGCCGTGCTGCTCAACGCGTGGGTCCGCAAGCGGGTGGAGGCGAGGAAGTGA
- a CDS encoding sugar ABC transporter substrate-binding protein produces the protein MTAVLAAVLGATLAGCSSTGGKRAEERAAQAAEGRAAVNTPRWTFAMVTHSGDGDTFWDIVQKGAEQAAVKDNIKFVYAHHEEGQQQAQLVQTFIDQDVDGLIVTLAKPDAMKGVLAKARKAGIPVITVNSGSEESKEFGALTHIGQDETIAGEAVGEELNARGKKKALCVLHEQGNVGHEQRCDGTADTFDGKLEKLYVEGTNMPDVQSSIEAKLQADEDIDAVVTLGAPFADTAAKAADQAGSDAEIDTFDLNAKVVTALRDGTLGFAVDQQPYLQGYQAVDLLWLYRYNANALGGGRPVLTGPQIITKDQADDLADYTRRSTR, from the coding sequence ATGACCGCCGTGCTCGCGGCGGTGCTCGGCGCGACCCTGGCGGGATGCAGCAGCACGGGCGGCAAGCGGGCCGAGGAACGGGCCGCGCAGGCCGCCGAGGGCCGCGCGGCGGTGAACACCCCCCGCTGGACCTTCGCCATGGTCACCCACTCCGGGGACGGCGACACCTTCTGGGACATCGTGCAGAAGGGCGCCGAGCAGGCCGCGGTCAAGGACAACATCAAGTTCGTCTACGCCCACCACGAGGAGGGCCAGCAGCAGGCCCAGCTGGTGCAGACCTTCATCGACCAGGACGTGGACGGGCTGATCGTCACGCTCGCCAAGCCGGACGCGATGAAGGGCGTCCTGGCCAAGGCCCGCAAGGCGGGCATCCCGGTGATCACCGTCAACTCCGGCTCCGAGGAGTCCAAGGAGTTCGGCGCGCTCACCCACATCGGCCAGGACGAGACCATCGCCGGCGAGGCGGTCGGCGAGGAGCTGAACGCGCGCGGCAAGAAGAAGGCCCTGTGCGTGCTGCACGAGCAGGGCAACGTGGGACACGAGCAGCGCTGCGACGGCACCGCGGACACCTTCGACGGCAAGCTGGAGAAGCTGTACGTGGAGGGCACCAACATGCCCGACGTGCAGTCCTCCATCGAGGCCAAGCTCCAGGCCGACGAGGACATCGACGCGGTCGTCACCCTCGGCGCGCCGTTCGCCGACACCGCGGCCAAGGCGGCCGACCAGGCGGGCAGCGACGCGGAGATCGACACCTTCGACCTCAACGCCAAGGTGGTCACCGCGCTGCGCGACGGCACGCTGGGCTTCGCCGTGGACCAGCAGCCCTACCTCCAGGGCTACCAGGCCGTGGACCTGCTGTGGCTGTACCGCTACAACGCCAACGCCCTCGGCGGCGGCCGCCCGGTCCTCACCGGCCCGCAGATCATCACCAAGGACCAGGCCGACGACCTGGCCGACTACACCCGGCGGAGCACCCGGTGA
- a CDS encoding exodeoxyribonuclease III, translating to MRIATWNVNSITARLPRLLAWLESTGTDVLCVQETKCGVDAFPFEPLRELGYEAAVNADGRWNGVALLSKAGIEDVVTGLPGGPAYEGAVEPRAISATCGPVRVWSVYVPNGREVGHPHYAYKLQWLDALRAAVAEDAAGDRPFAVLGDYNIAPADEDVWDLAAFDGATHVTEAERQALGALRGTGLSDVVPRPLKYEHPFTYWDYRQLCFPKNRGMRIDLVYGNPAFAKAVTDSYVDREERKGKGASDHAPVVVDLALEVQQF from the coding sequence ATGCGTATCGCCACCTGGAACGTCAACTCGATCACCGCCCGGCTGCCGCGGCTGCTGGCCTGGCTGGAGAGCACCGGCACCGACGTGCTGTGCGTCCAGGAGACCAAGTGCGGCGTGGACGCGTTCCCCTTCGAGCCGCTGCGGGAGCTGGGCTACGAGGCGGCGGTCAACGCCGACGGCCGGTGGAACGGCGTGGCGCTGCTGTCCAAGGCCGGCATCGAGGACGTGGTCACCGGGCTGCCCGGCGGCCCCGCGTACGAGGGCGCCGTCGAGCCGCGGGCGATCAGCGCCACCTGCGGCCCGGTCCGCGTCTGGTCGGTCTACGTGCCCAACGGCCGGGAGGTCGGCCACCCCCACTACGCGTACAAGCTCCAGTGGCTGGACGCGCTGCGCGCCGCGGTCGCCGAGGACGCCGCGGGCGACCGCCCGTTCGCGGTGCTGGGCGACTACAACATCGCGCCGGCCGACGAGGACGTGTGGGACCTGGCGGCGTTCGACGGGGCGACCCACGTCACCGAGGCCGAGCGGCAGGCCCTCGGCGCGCTCCGCGGCACCGGCCTGTCCGACGTGGTGCCGCGGCCCCTGAAGTACGAGCACCCCTTCACCTACTGGGACTACCGCCAGCTGTGCTTCCCCAAGAACCGGGGCATGCGGATCGACCTGGTCTACGGCAACCCGGCCTTCGCCAAGGCGGTCACCGACTCCTACGTGGACCGGGAGGAGCGGAAGGGCAAGGGCGCCTCGGACCACGCCCCGGTCGTGGTGGACCTGGCCCTGGAGGTCCAGCAGTTCTGA
- the pcaDC gene encoding bifunctional 3-oxoadipate enol-lactonase/4-carboxymuconolactone decarboxylase PcaDC: MSTTTTKALQYRCDGPEQAPVLVLGPALGATWHMWDRQIPELSRHWRLIRFDLPGHGGSPAHPAGSVAELADRLLATLDDLGVGRFGYAGCSLGAAVGTDLALRHPQRLASLALVSAAARFGTADSWRQRGVVVRANGLESIARATPERWFTPAFAAAQPAIVDWSVQMVRTTDPGCYIAACEALASFDAHAALGRIGVPTLVLVGSEDGVTPAADARVLVAGIPDARLAVVPGGSHLTPVEQPAAVTDLLVRHFSGSWPAAAEPVTGATAVPVAGATAVPAAAPRPQLTPVAPAGPTASAGPAAPVVPAAPVAPASPVAELAAAPDAPAAPGPDLHEAGMKLRREVLGDAHVDRAEAGADDFTRDFQDFVTRYAWGEVWSRPGIDRRTRSVVTLTALVARGHLDELAFHTRAALRNGLTPTEIREVLLHTAVYCGVPAANSAFAVAQRVIREETGSQG; encoded by the coding sequence GTGAGCACGACGACGACCAAAGCCCTGCAATACCGCTGCGACGGGCCGGAGCAGGCCCCGGTCCTGGTCCTCGGCCCGGCGCTGGGCGCCACCTGGCACATGTGGGACCGGCAGATCCCGGAGCTCTCCCGGCACTGGCGGCTCATCCGTTTCGATCTGCCCGGTCACGGCGGCTCGCCCGCCCACCCGGCCGGCTCCGTCGCGGAGCTCGCCGACCGGCTGCTGGCCACCCTCGACGACCTGGGCGTGGGCCGCTTCGGCTATGCCGGCTGCTCGCTGGGCGCGGCGGTCGGGACCGACCTGGCGCTGCGCCATCCGCAGCGGCTCGCGTCGCTCGCGCTGGTCTCCGCCGCCGCCCGCTTCGGGACCGCCGACTCCTGGCGGCAGCGCGGGGTGGTGGTCCGCGCCAACGGTCTGGAGAGCATCGCCCGAGCCACCCCGGAACGCTGGTTCACCCCCGCCTTCGCCGCCGCCCAGCCGGCCATCGTGGACTGGTCCGTGCAGATGGTGCGGACCACCGACCCCGGCTGCTACATCGCCGCCTGCGAGGCGCTGGCCTCCTTCGACGCGCACGCCGCGCTCGGCCGGATCGGCGTCCCCACCCTGGTGCTGGTGGGCTCCGAGGACGGGGTCACCCCGGCCGCGGACGCCCGGGTGCTGGTGGCCGGCATCCCCGACGCCCGGCTGGCCGTGGTGCCCGGGGGCTCCCACCTGACCCCGGTGGAGCAGCCCGCCGCCGTCACCGACCTGCTGGTCCGGCACTTCTCCGGCTCCTGGCCGGCCGCCGCCGAGCCGGTCACCGGTGCCACCGCGGTCCCGGTCGCCGGCGCCACCGCGGTTCCGGCCGCCGCGCCCCGGCCGCAGCTCACCCCGGTCGCCCCGGCGGGCCCCACGGCATCGGCGGGCCCCGCCGCGCCGGTGGTCCCGGCCGCGCCGGTGGCCCCGGCGTCCCCGGTGGCCGAGCTGGCCGCCGCACCCGACGCGCCGGCCGCGCCCGGCCCGGACCTGCACGAAGCGGGCATGAAGCTGCGCCGTGAGGTGCTGGGCGACGCGCACGTGGACCGGGCCGAGGCCGGCGCCGACGACTTCACCCGGGACTTCCAGGACTTCGTCACCCGCTACGCCTGGGGCGAGGTGTGGAGCCGGCCCGGCATCGACCGGCGCACCCGCAGCGTGGTGACGCTCACCGCGCTCGTCGCCCGCGGCCACCTCGACGAGCTGGCCTTCCACACCCGCGCCGCGCTGCGCAACGGCCTCACCCCCACCGAGATACGCGAGGTGCTGCTGCACACCGCGGTGTACTGCGGGGTGCCCGCCGCGAACTCCGCGTTCGCGGTGGCCCAGCGGGTGATCCGGGAGGAGACCGGCAGCCAGGGCTGA
- a CDS encoding ATP-binding protein, whose product MRAPPRRQRTDLAEDGALIVSELVTNAVRHARRASLRVVIDRPGATRLRIGVVDFSRARPVLGAPGPRDEDGRGLALVAELAAEWGTDALPWGKRVWAELRTAEDG is encoded by the coding sequence ATGCGCGCGCCGCCACGGCGTCAGCGGACCGACCTCGCCGAGGACGGCGCCCTGATCGTCTCCGAGCTGGTGACGAACGCGGTCCGGCACGCGCGGCGCGCCTCCCTCCGGGTCGTCATCGACCGTCCCGGCGCGACCCGGCTGCGCATCGGCGTGGTGGACTTCTCCCGGGCACGGCCGGTGCTCGGGGCACCGGGTCCCCGGGACGAGGACGGGCGCGGCCTCGCGCTCGTGGCGGAACTGGCCGCGGAGTGGGGCACCGACGCGCTGCCGTGGGGCAAGCGGGTGTGGGCGGAGCTGCGCACGGCGGAGGACGGATGA
- a CDS encoding ROK family glucokinase has protein sequence MSMYRDRVHRGAARATVLRTVGTRERRSHLSAPRVPTVGIDIGGTKVAAGVVDADGNILERLRTETPDKSKSPKVVEDVIVELVLDLSDRHDVHAVGIGAAGWVDADRNRILFAPHLSWRNEPLRDRIAQRLAVPVMVDNDANTAAWAEWRFGAGRGEDHLVMITLGTGIGGAILEDGQVKRGRHGVAGEFGHMQVVPGGHRCPCGNRGCWEQYSSGNALVREARELAAAESPVAYGIIDRVGGNIADITGPLITELAREGDAMCVELLHDIGEWLGVGIANLAAALDPSCFVVGGGVSAADDLLIGPARSAFRRHLTGRGYRPEATIVKAQLGPEAGMVGAADLARLVARRFRRANRRRVERYERYAQAGR, from the coding sequence ATGAGCATGTACCGGGACCGGGTGCACCGGGGCGCGGCGCGGGCCACCGTGCTGCGCACCGTCGGCACCCGTGAGCGGCGCTCGCATCTGAGCGCGCCGCGGGTGCCCACGGTGGGCATCGACATCGGCGGCACCAAGGTGGCCGCGGGCGTGGTGGACGCCGACGGGAACATTTTGGAGCGGCTGCGGACCGAGACCCCCGACAAGTCCAAGAGCCCCAAGGTCGTCGAGGACGTCATCGTGGAGCTGGTGCTGGACCTGTCCGACCGGCACGACGTGCACGCCGTCGGCATCGGCGCGGCCGGCTGGGTGGACGCCGACCGCAACCGCATCCTCTTCGCCCCCCACCTGTCCTGGCGGAACGAGCCGCTGCGCGACCGGATCGCCCAGCGGCTCGCGGTGCCGGTGATGGTGGACAACGACGCCAACACCGCCGCCTGGGCGGAGTGGCGGTTCGGCGCCGGCCGCGGCGAGGACCACCTGGTCATGATCACCCTGGGCACCGGCATCGGCGGCGCCATCCTGGAGGACGGCCAGGTCAAGCGGGGCAGGCACGGGGTCGCCGGGGAGTTCGGCCACATGCAGGTGGTGCCCGGCGGGCACCGCTGCCCGTGCGGCAACCGCGGCTGCTGGGAGCAGTACAGCTCCGGCAACGCCCTGGTCCGGGAGGCCCGGGAGCTGGCGGCGGCCGAGTCCCCGGTCGCGTACGGGATCATCGACCGGGTCGGCGGCAACATCGCGGACATCACCGGACCGCTCATCACCGAGCTGGCCCGGGAGGGCGACGCGATGTGCGTGGAGCTCCTCCACGACATCGGCGAGTGGCTGGGCGTGGGCATCGCCAACCTGGCCGCCGCGCTCGACCCGTCCTGCTTCGTCGTCGGCGGCGGGGTCAGCGCGGCCGACGACCTGCTGATCGGGCCGGCCCGCAGCGCCTTCCGCCGCCACCTCACCGGCCGCGGCTACCGCCCGGAGGCCACCATCGTCAAGGCCCAGCTCGGCCCGGAGGCCGGCATGGTCGGCGCCGCGGACCTGGCCCGGCTGGTCGCCCGCCGCTTCCGGCGCGCCAACCGGCGCCGGGTGGAGCGGTACGAGCGGTACGCGCAGGCGGGCCGGTGA
- a CDS encoding MBL fold metallo-hydrolase: MKLTKKGHACVRVEKDGRVLVIDPGGFSEPDAAAGADVLLVTHEHADHFDEGRLRAALEARPEAELWTLRAVADQISAAFPGRVHTVGDGDAFTAAGFDIEVHGELHAVIHPEILRITNVGYVVDGRVFHPGDALTVPGRPVDTLLVPVQAPWNKLSEVVDYVREVRPRRAYDIHDGLLSEVAHPVYQRMLGPQGRPGLGATEHARLTPGESVTL, encoded by the coding sequence ATGAAGCTCACCAAGAAGGGCCACGCCTGCGTCCGCGTCGAGAAGGACGGCCGGGTACTCGTGATCGATCCCGGCGGCTTCAGCGAGCCGGACGCCGCGGCGGGGGCCGATGTGCTGCTGGTCACCCACGAGCACGCCGACCACTTCGACGAGGGCCGGCTGCGCGCCGCGCTGGAGGCCCGCCCGGAGGCCGAGCTGTGGACCCTGCGCGCCGTCGCCGACCAGATCTCCGCCGCCTTCCCGGGCCGGGTGCACACCGTCGGCGACGGCGACGCCTTCACCGCGGCCGGCTTCGACATCGAGGTGCACGGCGAGCTGCACGCCGTGATCCACCCGGAGATCCTGCGGATCACCAACGTGGGGTACGTGGTGGACGGCCGCGTCTTCCACCCCGGCGACGCGCTCACCGTCCCCGGCCGGCCGGTGGACACCCTGCTGGTGCCGGTGCAGGCGCCCTGGAACAAGCTCTCCGAGGTCGTGGACTACGTCCGGGAGGTCCGGCCGCGGCGCGCCTACGACATCCACGACGGCCTGCTCAGCGAGGTCGCCCACCCGGTCTACCAGCGGATGCTGGGTCCGCAGGGCCGGCCCGGCCTCGGCGCCACCGAGCACGCCCGGCTGACCCCCGGCGAGAGCGTGACGCTCTGA
- a CDS encoding DUF6278 family protein yields MNIPFLGNWRRRHGARHGPVPAGMGDQDPDGIAELLSECELLRDRAAAAGVELDDTPASLAALDQLQPRWRDDPEELFRLGNDAGLYLGTVVVRTVPGAHWRIGGDGRALIRLPSGREVDVVEAGLEWAAVGAPELSRRYSEVRED; encoded by the coding sequence ATGAACATCCCTTTTCTGGGCAACTGGCGTAGGCGGCACGGCGCGCGGCACGGTCCGGTCCCCGCCGGGATGGGGGACCAGGACCCGGACGGGATCGCCGAGCTGCTGTCGGAGTGCGAGCTGCTGCGCGACCGCGCCGCTGCCGCCGGTGTGGAACTCGACGACACACCCGCCTCGTTGGCGGCGCTGGACCAGCTCCAGCCGCGCTGGCGGGACGACCCGGAGGAGCTGTTCCGGCTCGGCAACGACGCCGGGCTGTACCTGGGCACCGTCGTCGTCCGCACCGTGCCGGGTGCCCACTGGCGCATCGGGGGAGACGGCCGGGCGCTGATCCGGCTGCCCTCCGGCCGCGAGGTGGACGTGGTGGAGGCCGGGCTGGAGTGGGCCGCCGTCGGCGCCCCCGAACTCTCCCGGCGCTACTCCGAGGTCCGCGAGGACTGA
- a CDS encoding antibiotic biosynthesis monooxygenase family protein, translated as MTTPFVRPAPPYYAVIITTRPTEDLEGYAAMGRRMTELGEAQPGYLGRESLTDEDGRDLTVIYYADEASIAAWKAHPEHLEAQRLGRDRWYASYSVEVARVERAYTFSRDEDLPG; from the coding sequence ATGACCACCCCGTTCGTCCGCCCGGCGCCGCCGTACTACGCGGTCATCATCACCACCCGCCCCACCGAGGACCTCGAAGGCTACGCGGCGATGGGCCGCCGCATGACCGAGCTGGGCGAGGCCCAGCCCGGCTACCTCGGCCGCGAGTCGCTGACGGACGAGGACGGCCGGGACCTCACCGTCATCTACTACGCGGACGAGGCGTCGATAGCGGCGTGGAAGGCCCACCCCGAACACCTTGAGGCCCAGCGGCTGGGGCGGGATCGCTGGTACGCCTCGTACAGCGTGGAGGTCGCGCGGGTGGAGCGCGCTTACACCTTCAGCCGCGACGAGGACCTGCCCGGCTGA